One genomic segment of Centropristis striata isolate RG_2023a ecotype Rhode Island chromosome 11, C.striata_1.0, whole genome shotgun sequence includes these proteins:
- the cdc7 gene encoding cell division cycle 7-related protein kinase translates to MELSPACTDGISTDGCIIKPARSHRKGKVSRDVEVDIEILYKAVPQLAKVFRIIDKIGEGTFSSVYLGEAQMRDGKREMFALKHLIPTSHPTRIAAELQCLTVAGGRECVMGVTYCFRKEDHVVIVMPYMEHQAIVDIIGSLSFEEVRLYIYHLLKALRHIHQFGIIHRDIKPNNFLYNRSKKMYSLVDFGLAQGTADTQIELLKVVRQRSSQKGGGSVGKQDTTQRNKAPPRLPPKTTTTTASTSLPPPPQPSTTLPPSSSSSTTTTSSSASRKALVKKARTVTTTLTTSTSRTKHTKDLTGQRKVPRPVFGERNLNSCTPAPSTTKQAAVKTQLVKPGKTEDPANRRYSSASRAPLPGRTQSSSQKAQRSVQPSLTCNCYQTDRVCNICMSRKQQVAPRAGTPGFRAPEVLTKCPNQGTAIDVWSAGVILLSLLSGRYPFFKASDDLIALTQIMTIRGSRETVQAAKAFGKAVVCSRELPRQDLRTLCETLRGRRPSPDDEVTPLPVNNNNKDSTVTRHHKIQDDTPTHRPTGGTLKQHKAGAGGSPSSLPNLQEHSANTETSHLAKQSSETDRKVEEDERGWDRVPDEAYNLLDRLLDLNPATRITAAQALQHPLFKDL, encoded by the exons ATGGAGTTGTCTCCTGCCTGCACTGATGGCATCAGCACAGACGGCTGTATCATCAAACCTGCCAGAAGTCACAGGAAAGGCAAAGTCTCAA ggGATGTGGAAGTAGACATTGAGATCCTCTACAAAGCTGTCCCTCAGCTGGCCAAGGTTTTCCGCATCATAGACAAAATAGGAGAAG GTACGTTCAGTTCAGTGTATCTGGGTGAGGCTCAGATGCGGGATGGGAAGAGAGAGATGTTCGCCCTGAAGCACCTCATCCCAACAAGTCATCCTACACGCATCGCTGCAGAGCTTCAGTGTCTCACTGTCGCTGG AGGCAGGGAGTGTGTGATGGGGGTGACATATTGCTTCAGGAAGGAGGACCACGTGGTGATTGTCATGCCCTATATGGAGCATCAAGCTATTGTG GACATCATTGGCTCGTTGAGCTTTGAAGAGGTCCGTCTGTACATCTATCACCTGCTGAAGGCCCTGAGACACATCCACCAGTTTGGGATCATTCACAGAGACATCAAACCAAACAACTTCCTCTACAACAGGAGCAAAAAAAT gtATTCGCTGGTGGACTTCGGCCTGGCTCAGGGGACAGCAGACACCCAGATCGAGCTGCTGAAGGTGGTGAGGCAGAGGTCGTCACAAAAAGGTGGCGGGTCTGTAGGGAAGCAAGACACCACGCAGCGGAACAAAGCACCACCTAGACTCCCTCCCAAAACCACCACCACTACAGCCTCCACCTCTCTACCTCCGCCTCCACAGCCGTCTACCACCTTGccaccttcctcctcctcttccaccacCACCACGTCCTCCTCAGCCTCTCGGAAAGCACTGGTTAAAAAAGCACGCACTGTCACCACCACcctcaccacctccacctctcGCACAAAGCACACAAAG gATTTGACAGGACAACGCAAAGTGCCTCGACCTGTGTTTGGAGAGAGGAACCTGAACAGCTGCACTCCAGCTCCATCCACCACcaaacaagctgctgtaaagac TCAGCTGGTAAAGCCCGGCAAAACAGAGGACCCCGCCAACCGAAGGTACTCTTCAGCCAGCCGGGCTCCGCTGCCTGGCCGGACTCAGAGCAGCAGTCAGAAAGCTCAGAGGAGCGTTCAGCCGAGCCTCACCTGTAACTGCTACCAGACTGACCGTGTCTGCAACATCTGCATGTCCAG gAAGCAGCAGGTGGCTCCCAGGGCTGGCACCCCGGGCTTCAGAGCACCAGAAGTCCTCACAAAGTGTCCCAACCAAGGAACAG CCATAGACGTGTGGTCAGCTGGTGTGATCCTGCTCTCGCTGCTCAGTGGTCGTTACCCGTTCTTCAAAGCCAGCGATGACCTCATCGCCCTCACACAGATCATGACCATACGAGGCTCCAGAGAGACCGTCCAGGCTGCCAAGGCATTCG GCAAGGCAGTGGTGTGCAGCCGGGAGCTGCCTCGCCAGGACCTCAGGACGCTGTGTGAGACGCTGAGAGGACGGAGGCCATCGCCAGACGATGAAGTCACACCACTTCccgtaaacaacaacaacaaagactctACTGTCACCCGACATCACAAGATCCAGGACGATACTCCCACACATCGTCCCACTGGAGGAACGTTAAAGCAACACAAAGCTGGAGCAGGTGGAAGTCCTTCATCTCTCCCAAACCTCCAGGAACATTCTGCAAACACAGAAACCTCTCACCTTGCCAAACAGAGCTCAGAGACAGACCGCAAGGTGGAGGAGGATGAGCGGGGCTGGGACAGAGTTCCTGACGAGGCCTACAACCTGCTGGACCGACTGCTGGACCTGAACCCTGCCACCAGGATCACAGCTGCTCAGGCTCTGCAGCACCCGCTGTTCAAAGACCTTTGA